A stretch of the Cuculus canorus isolate bCucCan1 chromosome 15, bCucCan1.pri, whole genome shotgun sequence genome encodes the following:
- the ZFAND2A gene encoding AN1-type zinc finger protein 2A isoform X2 yields MELPGLGEHCSERACKQLDFLPLKCDACGELFCKDHIRYDDHKCSSAYKKNVQVPVCPLCNAPIPVQKGEIPDFVVGAHMDKDCKYNPAQQKQRIFTNKCLKPGCKKKEMMKLVCEQCGGNFCIKHRHPLDHDCKGGGPISKAGQMYLPSSVQ; encoded by the exons ATGGAGCTCCCGGGGCTGGGCGAGCACTGCTCGGAGCGAGCCTGCAAGCAGCTGG ACTTCCTTCCTCTGAAATGTGATGCATGTGGGGAACTCTTCTGTAAAGATCACATCCGTTACGACGACCACAAGTGTAGCTCTGCCTACAAGAAA AATGTGCAGGTTCCTGTGTGTCCACTTTGTAACGCACCTATCCCGGTACAGAAGGGGGAAATACCAGATTTTGTGGTTGGAGCCCACATGGATAAGGACTGCAAATATAATccagcacagcaaaagcagagg ATCTTCACAAACAAGTGCTTAAAGCCAggctgcaaaaagaaagagatgatgAAGTTGGTTTGTGAACAGTGTGGTGGCAACTTCTGCATAAAACATAGGCATCCTCTGGATCATGACTGTAAAGGGGGCGGCCCCATCTCCAAGGCAGG GCAGATGTACCTTCCTTCTTCTGTGCAATAG
- the ZFAND2A gene encoding AN1-type zinc finger protein 2A isoform X1, protein MELPGLGEHCSERACKQLDFLPLKCDACGELFCKDHIRYDDHKCSSAYKKNVQVPVCPLCNAPIPVQKGEIPDFVVGAHMDKDCKYNPAQQKQRIFTNKCLKPGCKKKEMMKLVCEQCGGNFCIKHRHPLDHDCKGGGPISKAGYAALMRASQTAFKSTGAIGVPSNGSLQHNRCR, encoded by the exons ATGGAGCTCCCGGGGCTGGGCGAGCACTGCTCGGAGCGAGCCTGCAAGCAGCTGG ACTTCCTTCCTCTGAAATGTGATGCATGTGGGGAACTCTTCTGTAAAGATCACATCCGTTACGACGACCACAAGTGTAGCTCTGCCTACAAGAAA AATGTGCAGGTTCCTGTGTGTCCACTTTGTAACGCACCTATCCCGGTACAGAAGGGGGAAATACCAGATTTTGTGGTTGGAGCCCACATGGATAAGGACTGCAAATATAATccagcacagcaaaagcagagg ATCTTCACAAACAAGTGCTTAAAGCCAggctgcaaaaagaaagagatgatgAAGTTGGTTTGTGAACAGTGTGGTGGCAACTTCTGCATAAAACATAGGCATCCTCTGGATCATGACTGTAAAGGGGGCGGCCCCATCTCCAAGGCAGG ATATGCAGCTCTGATGAGAGCCTCCCAGACTGCCTTCAAGTCCACGGGAGCAATTGGAGTGCCATCTAATGGGAGCCTTCAGCACAACAG ATGCAGATAG
- the ZFAND2A gene encoding AN1-type zinc finger protein 2A isoform X3: protein MELPGLGEHCSERACKQLDFLPLKCDACGELFCKDHIRYDDHKCSSAYKKNVQVPVCPLCNAPIPVQKGEIPDFVVGAHMDKDCKYNPAQQKQRIFTNKCLKPGCKKKEMMKLVCEQCGGNFCIKHRHPLDHDCKGGGPISKAG from the exons ATGGAGCTCCCGGGGCTGGGCGAGCACTGCTCGGAGCGAGCCTGCAAGCAGCTGG ACTTCCTTCCTCTGAAATGTGATGCATGTGGGGAACTCTTCTGTAAAGATCACATCCGTTACGACGACCACAAGTGTAGCTCTGCCTACAAGAAA AATGTGCAGGTTCCTGTGTGTCCACTTTGTAACGCACCTATCCCGGTACAGAAGGGGGAAATACCAGATTTTGTGGTTGGAGCCCACATGGATAAGGACTGCAAATATAATccagcacagcaaaagcagagg ATCTTCACAAACAAGTGCTTAAAGCCAggctgcaaaaagaaagagatgatgAAGTTGGTTTGTGAACAGTGTGGTGGCAACTTCTGCATAAAACATAGGCATCCTCTGGATCATGACTGTAAAGGGGGCGGCCCCATCTCCAAGGCAGGGTAA